In the genome of Paenibacillus pabuli, the window ATTCGAAATCACGGATTTCCGACACCAGGCGCTGTGTCTTCCCATTATGACTGCCGATAAAATAGGATCTTACGCGATTCTTCAGCACTTTGGCCTTACCTACGTAGATAATGGTCCCTTCACTGTTTTTCATCAGGTAACAGCCGGACATGTCGGGCAGCAAAGCCAGCTTGTGGCGGATCTGCTCCAGTGCTTTCTCCTGTTCCTGCACGTTTCTAACGAATTCATCCATAATTCGGTGGGTCCTCCTTCCCGAAAAAAGTATAAATAAAAGGTTACATACACTGTACCACTCCAATTGCAGTACCATCTTCCGATCGCCGTTATTCCCGGATTTAATTCACACCGACACTACGATGACAGAATGACCTTTCGATCGCTGTTACCCCCAGATTTCTTTGATTCTTGTCTTATAACGTATAAATCCGGGGATAGCGCATGCTTCCGAAGTAGCTTTCTTTTAGAAAGCTTTTAGGCGACCACTTCGTTTCTACAGGTCATTTCTGCCCTCTCCGTTGTTCATGTAAATTTCAGTTTCACCTTATAATAAATAGTATATCTTATATTGTCCTATATGAAAGGTTTCGACGCAAAACGCCCCCGGCGCATAACCGGAGGCGTATGTGAAATCTTGGTTAATTATTGGTGTTTTTCGATGATTCCTTTGAGAGCATCTTTCGAGTTCAGACCAACCACTTTATCAACCGGTTGACCATCTTTGAAGAAGATCAATGTCGGAATGCTCATTACGCCGAAGCGGGAAGCGGATTCCGGATTTTCGTCCACATTGACTTTAGCAATTTTCACTGCATCGCCAACTTCGGTAGACAGCTCTTCCAGGATTGGAGCGAGCATTTTACAAGGACCACACCAAGGCGCCCAGAAATCAACAAGAACCGTTCCTTCGCCTTCGACTTCAGCGTTGAAGGATTGATCGGATACGTTAACAATAGCCATGAAATTGTCCTCCTTATATATACTTACGGTTTATTTTAACCTGTAACGTCGTAAACGACACTTCCAGTATAACACAGGTACTCTAAACTTGTGAAACGAACGCATCAATGTTCATCTTCCCAACATCAAATCTTCACATTCGAAGAACTTGCAGGCTCACTGCAAAATCTTTACAAACGCTTTCTTTTCCAAGTATACTAAAATTACTCCGGGCTTCAGCACCCTGTAAGGGCAAGCTGTTATCCCCATAAGGAGGCAATACCATGGATGCAAATGTGCGGATCAACGACCCGCGTGAACATGTGAACGAGGAACCCCGTAATGATCTGTTTGATCTGATAGCGGGTGTTGCTGGCATGGCCGGCCTGATGACGGTTATCTTTTTCGGAATGGTTATTTTCAAATTTATCACCGAATAAGGAACTTCAGGCTGCACGCAGGCCAAAAAAGCCCGGTTTTCGCGACAATGCGAAAGCCAGGCTTTTTTTGGGACTATATATGAGTAAAAATAAATCAGATCAGATCGATAGCATCATAGGAATTAACGTTTGCCCCGCTGATTCTCACCCCGAACCGAGATGACATCCACAAACGGACGAATCCGATCCATCAAACGTTGGCCTTTGTTCATTTCCTCGCCGTCCCTACTGGTGAAGCTAAGATGTTTCTCCAGCCCATCCAAGTTGTAGTTGGACGTGTAAAATGTAGGTTTGCGATTCATACGGTAGTTCAGAATGGAACCCATCACATGATCCCGAACCCAAGGGTTCAGATTCTCTGCCCCAATATCATCAAAGATGAGCAGATCACAGCTTTTCAGAATATCCGTCGTTTCCTTCAGCTTGTTTCCTTCGCTAATCATGGATTTCAGATCCTCCACAAAATCAGGCATGTAGATAATGACACCTGTATGGCCCGCAACAGCCAGTTCATGCAGCATATAACACATCAGGAACGTCTTGCCCGTTCCAAATGATCCTTCCAAAAACAGTCCTTGCGGAGATAATCCATTCTCCTTGGTATCGTTAATATAACGCAGAACCTGGTTTACTGCCGGAGCACGCATCCGATCCTTGCCCATAATTTCAACATCGTTATAACCTGCATTGAGCGCTCGCTCGTCCACATAGAAACTGCGGATTCTCTGTTTGATAATATGCTCATTTTGCCGGGCGATATGTTTGGAACAAGGTGCTTTTTTATCTATAATTTCGGGTTTACCGTTAAAATGCTCTACTTCCAGTTTGCAAAAGTGACCCTGGAAATCGTTAGGACAGTTGTCGAGTCCCGGACAGTTCGCACAGTTCTTCGAATCTTTGGCATACTGATACAGCTTGCTCAGATCGGTGATAAGCTGTGCATCTTTCAGTTCAGGATGACCTGCGCGGAATTCGCGTACGTACGGATCTTCCATTAAATCCGCCGCAATCCGCCGCGACTGTTCACGAAAGGAAGGATTCAGCTGCTGAAGCAGTCCTCCCAAGGATTCCATGGCTTCAAGCCCCCTTAATAGTATCAATATAGAATGAACAATTGAATTTTACGATGACCATCATGATGGCAGGGTAACCTTCGATCGCTTGTAATTCTACTGTTCATTCTATATAAACTTGAGGAATAACTCAACATGTTCAGCTGGAAAAAGCATTATCCATTCCATGACAGTACGCAGAACTTCGGTTAGACACTACACAAAGAATTGATCCGATCACGCTTGGAAAATTAACGGCGTAACCCCACCGTAACAATCTCACAAGGTCCCGCTTGAAGAGCCCATTCTTTGCTGATCAAGGCAGTGGAAGATTCATTTATCATTGAAGCATTCAGTTTGCCTGTCTCTTCTTCCAGAATGTTGCTCTGATATGCATCTTCCAATGCTTGCGGGATGGACTCAGAAGCAGCAAACTTCAACTCAGTTGTATTGGATCTCATATTGTACCAACGCAACATCAGATCACCCGAATCCTCGTTCACCTTCAGTGAAGAAAACGCAAGACCGTCCCCTTGCCACTCAAACGGTGTGTTGCTTGGCGTCAGGAATCCCGGGTGTACGTTCGTCTGAGTCAAAGTCCATGGAATCTGGAACTGGTAAGCTTCAATGTACGCTCCGGATGTTGCTCCGTTCCCGTCATGAGGGATAATCTCCAACTGGAAGGAATGTTCGCCGAGGCACTGAGCTTCCGGTGTCGGGAACAGTCCCCAGTCTCCAAGCTCTCCTACAGCACGAAGCAATGTCACAGCAATCGTATTCCGTCCATCCTTAAGCACCTCATATTCATTCAGACCCAGATTAGCTACAACCAATCCAGCCTGATCCTCGCTCACATCAACAAAACTTTGCTGATGCTGGGTATTGCTCGGATTTTGCCATTCCGGTGCAGGGGTATTATCACGAGCAGCAACTTCGAACATCGAGTCCACGTGATGAACAGCCGCTGTCAGATCTGTCGGAAAGAGTGCCCGTACCCGATGATCCTTCGCCTGATTGTTAAAGGTTGTTTCGAGCTTGATGCCTTTTCCACTGCGGCTTAACGACACAATGGTTCGGATCTTGAGCGTAACCATTTGTTTGGAACGTTGAGCTTTACGATGTGGGTAATAGATGAGTTCACGCTGCTCACGATCGAGCGTTTCGTCAGCGGATTCAGGAATCTCCCAATGATGAACAATTTCGTACGAAGCTCTGTAAGGCGCATCTTCAATCACACGAATTTCTGCCCGAAGATCCTTCGTAGTCAATGCCACTTCATTCTCCGGCTGCTTGAACATGTACTCATTGCCGATATCACCGACATTTTCATACACGCCAAGATCCTTATACGTCCGGCCTGTCCGTTTATCCGTGAGTGCCAAAGACCCGTTGTCTGCAATATTTACGATAAAATATTCATTTTCCATGCCACGTTCACCACGCAGCAGTGTAGTTGAAGTCGCATCAGTACCTACAGACGTTTCAGCAACAGCATTTGAATTACTCGCAGCATTGCTGTCCATACGAATCAAGGCATACGTCTTCAGACCAAGTGCAGGCACTTTCCCTGCTTCAAATGTAATGCTCACCCGACGGCAGCTATATGGCTGACGGAATCGATCATCCGGAAGATCATAACCGAATGATAGCCCCAGATCCTCTACCGTACATGGAACCGGCTTGCCTTCTTCATCCACCAATATACGACCTGACAGGTCAATGGCGTTCATTTTGGCTGCCATATCTTCCAATGAGAAACCGTCGCGGAAGTACAAACGGGCCGCATCCAGTTCAATCTGAACCACACCGCTGCGCTCCCATCCCGATGTGTTAAACACAACCACAGGACGTGCTTCTTCACCATATCGTTCAAAGGTTGACGTATCGACCGCTGCGGCAATTTGGGTGGTGCTATCTTCAATCAGGGCCTCAGCGACATGACGGCTCTTATCAAACCGTGTGACCATCTCGCGATGCACCTCGTCTACGCTACAACCACAGATGCTGTCATGCGGATGATTCTGCATCAACGTTTTCCATGCATAGGTAAATTGATCATGCGGATATGGATGACCCAGCAGGTGCGCGAACGAAGCCAGTGGTTCAGCCACCTTTTCCAACATGGCTTGGCCCAGCTGGTTCATCTGTTTCAGATAAACGCGTGCCGAAGCCGTGTTCACCAAGGTTCCCCAGCCATCGGTACGTTGGCTGCGCAGCTCTCCTTTTACAACAGACAGCTCCTGAACTGCAGATTCTTTCAATGCTGACAGGTAGTCCGGAAAGTTGGAGTGAACAAACTCGATTTCGGGATGCAATTGTTCAGCCATTCGAATGGCTTCAGGCAGATCTTTCTGAATAGGCTGATGATCGCATCCGTTCATGTATAGCAATTCATTGGTCGATGCATATTTCTCTGCATCTGCAAGCTTGGTCTCCCAGAACTTGCGGGCCGAAGCTTCGTCCACCGGAACCTCATTCCCGTTGGAGTACCAGTTGGCAAATAAAACACCAAGCACTTTAGATCCATCCGGACCTTCCCACATCAGCTCTGAGAAACTGGATTCGTATCCAGCGTCAGACACTGTATTGTTAAAGCCCGTCGGCTTCACGCCTCGCCCGAAGAAGACATTATCGATACCCGATTGCAGCATAAGCTGCGGTGTCTGTCCCACCAGTCCAAAGGTATCTGGGAAGTATCCAATCTTGGAAGGTGTTCCGTATCGTTTGGCATCCCGATGTCCGACCTGCATATTACGTACGTTTGCTTCCCCACTGGTCAGGAAGGCATCCTGCAAAATATACCAAGGCCCAATGACAATCCGGCCATCACGAATATGCTTCTCCAGCCGTTCCTTCTGCTCAGGTCGAACCTGGAGATAGTCGTCAATGATGATTGTTTGTCCGTCCAGATAAAAGCTTTTGAAATCAGGGCCCTGATCGAGCTGATCCAGTAATGAAT includes:
- a CDS encoding alpha-mannosidase, which produces MTKPTSKSKRAHIISHTHWDREWYLPYEKHHMRLVQLVDSLLDQLDQGPDFKSFYLDGQTIIIDDYLQVRPEQKERLEKHIRDGRIVIGPWYILQDAFLTSGEANVRNMQVGHRDAKRYGTPSKIGYFPDTFGLVGQTPQLMLQSGIDNVFFGRGVKPTGFNNTVSDAGYESSFSELMWEGPDGSKVLGVLFANWYSNGNEVPVDEASARKFWETKLADAEKYASTNELLYMNGCDHQPIQKDLPEAIRMAEQLHPEIEFVHSNFPDYLSALKESAVQELSVVKGELRSQRTDGWGTLVNTASARVYLKQMNQLGQAMLEKVAEPLASFAHLLGHPYPHDQFTYAWKTLMQNHPHDSICGCSVDEVHREMVTRFDKSRHVAEALIEDSTTQIAAAVDTSTFERYGEEARPVVVFNTSGWERSGVVQIELDAARLYFRDGFSLEDMAAKMNAIDLSGRILVDEEGKPVPCTVEDLGLSFGYDLPDDRFRQPYSCRRVSITFEAGKVPALGLKTYALIRMDSNAASNSNAVAETSVGTDATSTTLLRGERGMENEYFIVNIADNGSLALTDKRTGRTYKDLGVYENVGDIGNEYMFKQPENEVALTTKDLRAEIRVIEDAPYRASYEIVHHWEIPESADETLDREQRELIYYPHRKAQRSKQMVTLKIRTIVSLSRSGKGIKLETTFNNQAKDHRVRALFPTDLTAAVHHVDSMFEVAARDNTPAPEWQNPSNTQHQQSFVDVSEDQAGLVVANLGLNEYEVLKDGRNTIAVTLLRAVGELGDWGLFPTPEAQCLGEHSFQLEIIPHDGNGATSGAYIEAYQFQIPWTLTQTNVHPGFLTPSNTPFEWQGDGLAFSSLKVNEDSGDLMLRWYNMRSNTTELKFAASESIPQALEDAYQSNILEEETGKLNASMINESSTALISKEWALQAGPCEIVTVGLRR
- the trxA gene encoding thioredoxin, with product MAIVNVSDQSFNAEVEGEGTVLVDFWAPWCGPCKMLAPILEELSTEVGDAVKIAKVNVDENPESASRFGVMSIPTLIFFKDGQPVDKVVGLNSKDALKGIIEKHQ
- the dnaI gene encoding primosomal protein DnaI gives rise to the protein MESLGGLLQQLNPSFREQSRRIAADLMEDPYVREFRAGHPELKDAQLITDLSKLYQYAKDSKNCANCPGLDNCPNDFQGHFCKLEVEHFNGKPEIIDKKAPCSKHIARQNEHIIKQRIRSFYVDERALNAGYNDVEIMGKDRMRAPAVNQVLRYINDTKENGLSPQGLFLEGSFGTGKTFLMCYMLHELAVAGHTGVIIYMPDFVEDLKSMISEGNKLKETTDILKSCDLLIFDDIGAENLNPWVRDHVMGSILNYRMNRKPTFYTSNYNLDGLEKHLSFTSRDGEEMNKGQRLMDRIRPFVDVISVRGENQRGKR
- a CDS encoding YqzM family protein; amino-acid sequence: MDANVRINDPREHVNEEPRNDLFDLIAGVAGMAGLMTVIFFGMVIFKFITE